A region of Mycolicibacterium brumae DNA encodes the following proteins:
- a CDS encoding HesB/IscA family protein, translated as MTVNDSAAPAGATTEAHGVTLSDAAAAKAKSLLDQEGRDDLALRIAVQPGGCAGLRYNLFFDDRTLDGDLVVEFGGVNLTVDRMSAPYVQGATIDFVDTIEKQGFTIDNPNATGSCACGDSFN; from the coding sequence ATGACCGTTAACGACTCGGCCGCCCCGGCCGGCGCCACCACCGAAGCCCACGGTGTGACCCTGTCCGACGCCGCCGCCGCCAAGGCGAAGTCGCTGCTCGATCAGGAAGGGCGCGACGACCTCGCGCTGCGCATCGCCGTTCAGCCCGGCGGCTGCGCCGGCCTGCGCTACAACCTCTTCTTCGACGACCGCACCCTCGACGGCGACCTAGTCGTCGAGTTCGGCGGCGTCAACCTCACCGTCGACCGGATGAGCGCGCCGTACGTGCAGGGCGCCACCATCGACTTCGTCGACACCATCGAGAAGCAGGGCTTCACCATCGACAACCCGAACGCCACCGGCTCCTGCGCCTGCGGCGACTCGTTCAACTGA
- a CDS encoding carbohydrate kinase family protein, with protein sequence MTIAVTGSIATDHLMRFPGKFSEQLLAEHLHKVSLSFLVDDLVVHRGGVAGNMAYAIGVLGGNAALVGAAGADFADYRAWLESAGVDCDHVLISEVSHTARFVCTTDEDMAQIASFYPGAMSEARDISLADLVARIGAPELVIVGANDPAAMFSHTEECRALGLPFAADPSQQLARLSGEEIRALIGGAQILFTNDYEWDLLLSKSGWTEAEVMSQIGLRVTTLGENGVDIVDPDGTTVHVDVVPETAKVDPTGVGDAFRAGFLTARSAGLDLRRCAELGSLVAVLVLESTGTQEWTWNRDAGIERIRAAYGPESASEIAAALL encoded by the coding sequence GTGACCATCGCGGTAACCGGATCAATCGCCACCGACCATCTGATGCGTTTCCCCGGCAAGTTCTCCGAGCAGCTGCTGGCCGAACACCTGCACAAGGTGTCGCTGAGCTTCCTGGTCGACGACCTGGTGGTGCATCGCGGCGGCGTCGCCGGGAACATGGCCTACGCCATCGGCGTGCTGGGTGGAAACGCGGCCCTGGTCGGGGCGGCGGGCGCGGACTTCGCCGACTACCGGGCCTGGCTGGAGAGCGCCGGCGTCGACTGCGATCACGTGCTGATCTCCGAGGTGTCGCACACCGCGCGGTTCGTCTGCACCACCGACGAGGACATGGCGCAGATCGCGTCGTTCTACCCCGGCGCCATGTCGGAGGCTCGCGACATCTCGCTGGCCGACCTGGTCGCCCGCATCGGCGCCCCCGAACTGGTGATCGTCGGCGCCAACGACCCGGCGGCGATGTTCTCCCACACCGAGGAGTGCCGCGCGCTGGGCCTGCCGTTCGCCGCCGACCCGTCCCAGCAGCTGGCCCGGCTGTCCGGCGAGGAGATCCGCGCCCTGATCGGCGGCGCGCAGATATTGTTCACCAACGACTACGAATGGGACCTGCTGCTGAGCAAGTCCGGCTGGACCGAGGCCGAGGTGATGAGCCAGATCGGGCTGCGGGTCACCACCCTCGGCGAAAACGGCGTGGACATCGTCGACCCGGACGGGACGACCGTGCACGTCGACGTCGTCCCGGAGACCGCGAAGGTCGACCCGACGGGCGTCGGCGACGCGTTCCGGGCAGGCTTCCTCACCGCCCGCAGCGCCGGCCTGGACCTGCGTCGCTGCGCCGAACTCGGCTCGCTGGTCGCGGTGCTGGTGCTGGAGTCCACCGGCACCCAGGAGTGGACCTGGAACCGGGACGCCGGCATCGAGCGGATCCGCGCGGCCTACGGGCCCGAGTCGGCCTCCGAGATCGCCGCGGCGCTGCTGTAG
- the asnB gene encoding asparagine synthase (glutamine-hydrolyzing), translating into MCGLLALVCAPGNPVTDDLVDAVAGASHLMRHRGPDEPGTWSDAQVVLGFNRLSIIDIAHSHQPLRWGPPESPDRYVLVFNGEIYNYLELREQLADEFGAQFATEGDGEAIVAGFHHWGPDVLPKLRGMFAFALWDTATGVLFCARDPFGIKPLFMATGPGGTVLGSEKKCLMDLAGRLGVDTGIDVRAVQHYTVLQYVPEPETLTTGVRRLESGSYAVIRPGEAPAVTRYFTPKFPVLAFRAGAEQARYDEITAVLEDSVAKHMRADVTVGAFLSGGIDSTAIAALAIRHNPKLITFTTGFEREGFSEIDVAVASAEAIGARHITKVVSPTEFVAALPEIVWYLDEPVADPALVPLFFVAREARKHVKVVLSGEGADELFGGYTIYREPLSLKAFDYLPPRLRKRVGKMSRPLPEGMRGKSLLHRGSLTLEERYYGNARSFSDEQLRAVLPDFREDWTHTDVTAALYDASAGWDPVARMQHLDLFTWLRGDILVKADKMTMANSLELRVPFLDSQVFAVASRLPLDQKITRTTTKYALRRALEPVVPAHVLNRPKLGFPVPIRHWLRAGELLDWANHMIDTSQAGDLVDLAAVRRMLDEHRTGEIDHSRRLWTVLIFMLWHAIFIDGSVTPDIQEPVYPVEL; encoded by the coding sequence ATGTGTGGACTGCTTGCGCTGGTGTGCGCCCCCGGAAATCCCGTAACCGACGATCTGGTTGACGCGGTCGCCGGCGCGTCGCACCTGATGCGCCACCGCGGTCCCGACGAGCCCGGAACCTGGTCCGACGCTCAGGTGGTGCTCGGTTTCAACCGGCTCTCCATCATCGATATCGCGCACTCGCACCAGCCGCTGCGCTGGGGCCCGCCGGAGTCCCCGGACCGCTACGTGCTGGTGTTCAACGGGGAGATCTACAACTATCTGGAATTGCGCGAGCAGCTGGCCGACGAGTTCGGCGCGCAGTTCGCCACTGAGGGCGACGGCGAAGCCATCGTGGCCGGGTTCCACCACTGGGGCCCCGATGTGCTGCCGAAGCTGCGCGGCATGTTCGCCTTCGCGCTGTGGGACACCGCCACCGGCGTGTTGTTCTGCGCCCGCGACCCGTTCGGCATCAAGCCGCTGTTCATGGCCACCGGCCCCGGCGGCACGGTGTTGGGCAGCGAGAAGAAGTGTCTGATGGACCTGGCCGGCCGCCTCGGCGTCGACACCGGCATCGATGTCCGCGCGGTGCAGCACTACACGGTGCTGCAGTACGTGCCGGAGCCGGAGACCCTCACCACCGGGGTGCGACGGCTGGAGTCCGGCAGCTACGCGGTGATCCGGCCCGGCGAGGCGCCTGCCGTCACCCGCTACTTCACCCCGAAGTTCCCCGTCTTGGCGTTCCGCGCCGGCGCCGAGCAGGCCCGCTATGACGAGATCACCGCCGTGCTGGAGGACTCCGTCGCCAAGCACATGCGCGCCGACGTGACCGTCGGGGCGTTCCTGTCCGGCGGCATCGACTCGACGGCGATCGCCGCGCTGGCCATCCGGCACAACCCGAAGCTGATCACCTTCACCACCGGGTTCGAACGCGAGGGCTTCTCCGAGATCGACGTCGCGGTGGCCTCCGCCGAGGCGATCGGCGCCCGGCACATCACCAAGGTGGTCTCCCCGACCGAGTTCGTCGCCGCGCTGCCGGAGATCGTCTGGTACCTCGACGAGCCGGTCGCCGACCCGGCCCTGGTGCCGCTGTTCTTCGTCGCCCGGGAGGCCCGCAAGCACGTCAAGGTGGTGCTCTCCGGCGAGGGCGCCGACGAGTTGTTCGGCGGCTACACCATCTACCGCGAGCCGCTGTCGCTCAAGGCGTTCGACTACCTGCCGCCGCGGCTGCGCAAGCGGGTCGGGAAGATGAGCCGCCCGCTGCCGGAGGGCATGCGCGGCAAGAGCCTGCTGCACCGCGGGTCGCTGACCCTGGAGGAGCGTTACTACGGCAACGCCCGCAGCTTCTCCGACGAGCAGTTGCGTGCGGTGCTGCCCGATTTCCGCGAGGATTGGACGCACACCGACGTCACCGCCGCGCTGTATGACGCCTCGGCCGGCTGGGATCCGGTGGCCCGGATGCAGCACCTGGACCTGTTCACCTGGCTGCGCGGCGACATCCTGGTCAAGGCCGACAAGATGACGATGGCCAATTCCCTCGAACTGCGGGTGCCGTTCCTGGACTCGCAGGTGTTCGCGGTGGCCTCCCGGTTGCCGCTGGATCAGAAGATCACCCGCACCACCACCAAGTACGCGTTGCGCCGCGCGCTGGAGCCGGTGGTGCCCGCCCATGTGCTCAACCGGCCGAAGCTCGGCTTCCCGGTGCCGATCCGGCACTGGCTGCGCGCCGGTGAGCTGCTGGACTGGGCCAACCATATGATCGACACCTCCCAAGCCGGCGATCTGGTCGATCTGGCCGCCGTGCGCCGGATGCTCGACGAGCACCGCACCGGGGAGATCGATCACAGCCGCCGGTTGTGGACGGTGCTGATCTTCATGCTGTGGCACGCGATCTTCATCGACGGGTCGGTGACCCCGGATATCCAGGAGCCGGTCTACCCCGTCGAGCTGTAG
- a CDS encoding cytochrome c oxidase subunit II: MRLELHTGGATVRTRGQGISGPRSTRLRKIALVGMLAVTAIAMSGCTWKDAIGLGWPKGATDQAKPNYELWIWSVVAAFVIGAIVLFLLFWTTTFHRHKKGDRELPRQFGYNMPLELVLTIIPFVIISILFYFTVKVQDEMTHLADDPEVVVDVTAFQWNWKFGYQKVNFDGLNYDGVDETRQGKLTSAPEGVDEHGHEKVGAIRGKNPTDLSFLNFDKIETLGTSSEIPVLVLPAQKRVEFVLNARDVVHSFWVPEFLFKRDVMPYPAANNQVNRFQVTGMDEGAVVGRCAEMCGTYHAMMNFEIRTVSPENFKTYLAKREQGASNAEALQAIGEPPLAVTTAPFDTRRGEQAPEPRN; this comes from the coding sequence ATGCGACTGGAATTGCACACAGGAGGCGCCACCGTGAGAACCCGCGGGCAAGGCATTTCCGGACCCCGCTCGACGCGGCTCCGGAAGATCGCTCTGGTCGGGATGCTGGCTGTCACAGCCATCGCCATGAGCGGTTGCACCTGGAAGGACGCCATCGGGCTCGGCTGGCCCAAGGGCGCCACCGACCAGGCCAAACCCAACTATGAACTGTGGATCTGGTCGGTCGTCGCGGCCTTCGTGATCGGCGCGATCGTGCTGTTCCTGCTGTTCTGGACCACCACCTTCCATCGCCATAAGAAGGGCGATCGGGAACTGCCCCGCCAGTTCGGCTACAACATGCCGCTGGAGCTGGTCCTCACCATCATTCCGTTCGTCATCATCTCGATCCTCTTCTACTTCACCGTGAAGGTGCAGGACGAGATGACCCACCTCGCTGACGACCCCGAGGTCGTCGTCGACGTGACCGCGTTCCAGTGGAACTGGAAGTTCGGCTATCAGAAGGTCAACTTCGACGGCCTGAACTACGACGGCGTCGACGAGACCCGCCAGGGCAAGCTCACCTCGGCGCCCGAGGGCGTCGACGAGCACGGCCACGAGAAGGTCGGCGCGATCCGCGGCAAGAACCCCACCGACCTGAGCTTCCTGAACTTCGACAAGATCGAGACGCTGGGCACCAGCTCGGAGATCCCGGTCCTGGTGCTGCCGGCGCAGAAGCGCGTCGAGTTCGTGCTGAACGCCCGCGACGTGGTGCACTCGTTCTGGGTGCCGGAGTTCCTGTTCAAGCGCGACGTGATGCCGTACCCGGCGGCGAACAACCAGGTCAACCGGTTCCAGGTGACGGGAATGGACGAGGGCGCTGTGGTCGGCCGATGCGCTGAGATGTGCGGCACCTACCACGCGATGATGAACTTCGAGATCCGTACGGTCAGCCCGGAGAACTTCAAGACCTACCTGGCCAAGCGTGAGCAGGGCGCCAGCAACGCCGAGGCGCTGCAGGCCATCGGCGAACCGCCGCTGGCCGTCACCACGGCGCCGTTCGACACTCGCCGCGGCGAGCAGGCGCCCGAGCCCAGGAACTAG
- a CDS encoding cytochrome c oxidase subunit 4 — MHIEARIMEILTAFFILATIGYGVLTAMFATSGLEWVGVVALALSGGLTLIIGTFFRFVARRLDTRPEDYDEAEIADGAGELGFYSPHSWWPILIALSASVTAVAGALWLPWLLVAGVAFILMSVSGLVFEYYVGAEKH; from the coding sequence ATGCATATTGAAGCCAGGATCATGGAGATCCTGACCGCGTTCTTCATCCTCGCGACCATCGGCTACGGCGTCCTGACCGCCATGTTCGCCACCAGCGGTCTGGAGTGGGTGGGCGTCGTCGCCCTCGCGCTGTCCGGCGGCCTGACGCTGATCATCGGCACCTTCTTCCGTTTCGTGGCCCGCCGCCTGGACACCCGGCCCGAGGACTACGACGAGGCGGAGATCGCCGACGGCGCGGGCGAGCTGGGCTTCTACAGCCCGCACAGCTGGTGGCCCATCCTGATCGCGCTGTCCGCCTCGGTCACCGCGGTGGCCGGCGCGCTGTGGCTGCCGTGGCTGCTGGTGGCCGGCGTGGCCTTCATCCTGATGTCGGTTTCCGGCCTGGTCTTCGAGTACTACGTCGGCGCCGAGAAGCACTGA
- a CDS encoding MmpS family transport accessory protein encodes MSEAEPGAESGGRHREPDAGAEEDLTDYVDAEIVDDDVEGNFDEPEDPDPQTYQAYSAPEAEHITSAPYVPADLALYEYDDFEHITEYQDARPPRWPWIVGVTAILAAIALVVSVSVLVTRTETRDTAGAGTTTTVAPTTPEHDAIPTSVPPPEPSPEPPPPEPSPEPPPPPSPTQPPPPPPEPEPTQPPTVVAPEPEPEPEPSPEPPPPTTTPPPTRSAPKQITYSVTGTKSPGDIITVTYTDANGRSKTLRNVYIPWSFTVTPISQSEVGSVSASSLFLVSRLNCSITTSDGQTLSSNQSNSAQTAC; translated from the coding sequence ATGAGCGAGGCGGAGCCAGGCGCGGAGTCCGGCGGCCGTCATCGGGAACCCGACGCGGGCGCGGAGGAAGACCTCACCGATTACGTGGACGCCGAAATCGTCGACGACGACGTCGAAGGAAACTTCGACGAGCCCGAGGATCCGGATCCGCAGACCTACCAGGCGTACTCCGCGCCGGAGGCCGAGCACATCACCAGCGCGCCATACGTTCCGGCCGACCTGGCGTTGTATGAGTACGACGACTTCGAGCACATCACCGAATACCAGGACGCCCGCCCGCCGCGCTGGCCCTGGATCGTCGGCGTCACCGCCATCCTGGCCGCGATCGCGCTGGTCGTGTCGGTGTCGGTGCTGGTGACCCGCACCGAGACCCGCGACACCGCCGGCGCCGGGACCACGACGACCGTCGCTCCCACCACGCCCGAGCACGACGCCATCCCGACCAGCGTGCCGCCGCCGGAGCCGTCTCCGGAACCTCCGCCGCCGGAGCCCTCCCCGGAGCCGCCACCGCCCCCGTCGCCGACGCAGCCGCCGCCCCCGCCGCCGGAGCCCGAGCCGACGCAGCCGCCGACCGTGGTGGCCCCGGAACCCGAGCCCGAACCCGAACCGTCTCCGGAGCCGCCGCCTCCGACGACGACCCCGCCGCCGACGCGCTCGGCGCCGAAGCAGATCACCTATTCGGTGACCGGGACCAAGTCGCCGGGTGACATCATCACAGTCACCTACACCGACGCCAACGGCAGGAGTAAGACCCTGCGCAACGTCTACATCCCGTGGTCGTTCACCGTGACCCCGATCTCCCAATCCGAAGTGGGATCGGTGTCGGCGTCGAGCCTGTTCCTGGTGAGCAGGCTGAACTGTTCGATCACCACCAGCGACGGGCAAACCCTGTCGTCCAACCAGAGCAACTCCGCGCAGACGGCCTGCTGA
- a CDS encoding DUF2561 family protein, protein MADRSPLARFMGSPEDTDRASIIGCGVVWLITLALTVAALVALAGMGSPERPEVEVDGDGGSTWWLWLIIGVSAAIIAGSIPLLIRARRAAEAEPSRVAVSRPVLRKAVDRDPSEPAEPAAKKSPVAPEVLDRILLRGLLAVLTPTGAALGAVALSALLMARSYDTAAWIFLGIAGAITVAMVVVPELFVKELKNEVAAGRDELADA, encoded by the coding sequence ATGGCAGACCGCAGCCCGCTGGCCCGATTTATGGGATCTCCGGAGGACACCGACCGCGCGTCGATCATCGGCTGCGGCGTGGTCTGGCTGATCACGCTGGCGCTGACCGTCGCGGCCCTGGTCGCGCTGGCCGGGATGGGCTCCCCGGAGCGCCCCGAGGTCGAGGTCGACGGCGACGGCGGCTCCACCTGGTGGCTCTGGCTGATCATCGGGGTGTCCGCGGCGATCATCGCCGGGTCGATCCCGCTGCTGATCCGCGCCCGTCGCGCCGCCGAGGCCGAGCCGTCCCGGGTGGCGGTGTCCCGCCCGGTGCTGCGCAAGGCCGTCGACCGGGATCCGAGCGAGCCTGCCGAGCCTGCCGCGAAGAAGAGCCCGGTGGCCCCGGAGGTCCTGGACCGGATCCTGCTGCGCGGCCTGCTCGCCGTGCTGACCCCGACGGGCGCCGCGCTCGGCGCGGTGGCCCTGTCCGCGCTGCTGATGGCCCGCAGCTACGACACCGCGGCCTGGATCTTCCTCGGCATCGCCGGCGCGATCACCGTCGCGATGGTGGTGGTGCCGGAGTTGTTCGTCAAGGAGCTCAAGAACGAGGTGGCCGCCGGGCGGGACGAGCTCGCCGACGCCTGA
- a CDS encoding ATP-binding protein, with protein MNDQHLSVDDMPVFTKLRMTAFGEAVIDIANDPTYDQWSFSRKIRHALEQETAARAERRVLKLLKASRTPNPAACVEDIHYLDGRNINRDLIERLAACRWIDRTHNLVILGKSSVGKSYLAQALVNAACRRDYTARYFRLDDLANQLAVYQRHDAGRLTFLTGVHTCELLVLDDFLTTPITGETAAELLNILAAREGRGSTVVTSQFDPEDWYRSLHDAVIAESILNRIVSTAELVQLDGPNMRRHGHETATE; from the coding sequence ATGAATGACCAGCACCTCAGCGTCGATGACATGCCCGTGTTCACCAAACTGCGGATGACCGCCTTCGGCGAAGCCGTCATCGACATCGCCAACGACCCCACCTACGACCAGTGGAGCTTCTCCCGAAAGATCCGCCACGCCCTGGAGCAGGAGACCGCCGCTCGCGCCGAGCGGCGTGTGCTCAAGCTCCTCAAAGCCTCCCGGACACCGAATCCAGCGGCCTGCGTCGAAGACATCCACTACCTCGATGGCCGAAACATCAACCGGGACTTGATCGAGCGCCTCGCCGCATGCCGGTGGATCGACCGCACACACAACTTGGTCATCCTCGGCAAATCCAGCGTCGGCAAGTCGTATCTGGCCCAAGCCCTGGTCAACGCCGCCTGCCGCCGGGACTACACCGCCAGATACTTCCGGCTCGACGACCTGGCCAACCAGCTCGCGGTCTACCAACGCCACGACGCCGGGCGGCTGACGTTCCTCACCGGCGTGCACACCTGCGAACTGCTCGTCCTCGACGACTTCCTGACCACCCCGATCACCGGCGAAACCGCCGCCGAACTGCTCAACATCCTCGCCGCCCGAGAAGGCCGCGGATCCACCGTCGTCACCAGCCAATTCGACCCCGAAGACTGGTACCGATCCCTACACGACGCTGTCATCGCCGAGTCCATCCTCAACCGCATCGTCTCCACCGCCGAACTGGTCCAGCTCGACGGACCCAACATGCGCCGGCACGGCCACGAGACTGCGACCGAGTAG